The proteins below come from a single bacterium genomic window:
- the fliE gene encoding flagellar hook-basal body complex protein FliE: protein MAISPVRIPGVVDPRQVYGGAGAQPATGPSFATKLQEAIQTVDRAQDFRDEMIEGAVSGRVGEVHDVMIAAEEAQLAFELMLEIRNKLLESYNQIMQMQL from the coding sequence ATGGCCATCAGCCCAGTGAGGATCCCGGGGGTCGTCGACCCGCGCCAGGTGTACGGCGGGGCGGGCGCGCAGCCGGCGACTGGCCCATCCTTTGCAACCAAACTTCAAGAGGCGATCCAGACGGTGGACCGCGCCCAGGACTTCCGCGACGAGATGATCGAGGGCGCGGTGTCCGGACGGGTGGGTGAGGTCCACGACGTGATGATCGCCGCCGAGGAGGCCCAGCTGGCTTTCGAGCTCATGCTGGAGATCCGCAACAAGCTCCTGGAGAGCTACAACCAGATCATGCAGATGCAACTGTGA